In the Quercus lobata isolate SW786 chromosome 5, ValleyOak3.0 Primary Assembly, whole genome shotgun sequence genome, one interval contains:
- the LOC115993111 gene encoding IQ domain-containing protein IQM1-like, with translation MVRFINCESKERKDIFKQDDPSDIDKYEGLDSMIIEVKESGIARRSKKRKVEGLRLQTTVSFKKVLVDENSSDLEENANDSSNKVYPAVALPKPEIRISPRTTSEHNAAAIKVQKVYKSYRTRRNLADCAVVVEELWWKAIDFASLRHSSISFFESDRSETTISRWARARTRAAKVGKGLSKNEKAQKLALRHWLEAIDPRHRYGHNLHLYYDVWFDTGSSQPFFYWLDVGDGKEVNLEKCPRTNLQRQCIRYLGPKEREAYEVIVESEKLVYKESGMLVDTDDGTKWIFVLSTTRNLYIGKKKKGQFQHSSFLAGGATTAAGRLVAHNGVLEAIWPYSGHYHPTEENFLEFISFLEEHHVNLTNVKKCAIDDDDPTLKVTDKELKLESTRGSSTNIKSSYTESVDVDVPNKEAANVTICHDEIGTNVKAPAFKLAKCLSRKWSSGAGPRIGCVREYSAQLQFQALEHVNLSPRTMPGYFPSNAPIPSPRPSPKIHLSPSLSCMGLPNPMVHASTSD, from the exons ATGGTAAGATTCATCAACTGTGAGTCAAAGGAAAGGAAGGATATCTTCAAGCAAGATGATCCAAGTGACATTGATAAATATGAGGGGTTAGATAGCATGATTATTGAAGTAAAAGAAAGTGGGATAGCTAGAAGATCCAAGAAGCGGAAAGTGGAAGGGTTAAGGCTGCAAACAACTGTTTCCTTCAAGAAAGTGTTGGTGGATGAAAATAGTTCTGATTTGGAGGAAAATGCCAATGATTCAAGCAATAAAGTATATCCTGCGGTCGCTTTGCCTAAACCCGAAATTCGGATTTCTCCAAGGACTACTAGTGAACATAATGCAGCTGCAATTAAGGTGCAGAAAGTTTATAAGAGTTACCGGACTAGAAGAAACCTAGCAGATTGTGCTGTAGTTGTTGAGGAGCTCTG gtGGAAGGCAATagactttgcaagtcttaggcATAGCTCAATATCATTCTTTGAGTCTGATAGATCAGAAACTACTATTTCAAGATGGGCACGAGCTAGGACTAGGGCTGCTAAG GTTGGTAAAGGTTTGTCCAAGAATGAAAAAGCTCAGAAATTAGCTTTAAGACACTGGCTTGAAGCG ATTGATCCACGCCATCGATATGGACACAATTTGCACTTGTATTATGATGTTTGGTTTGACACTGGGAGCTCCCAACCTTTCTTCTATTG GTTGGATGTTGGAGATGGCAAAGAAGTAAATCTTGAGAAGTGCCCAAGGACCAATTTGCAGCGTCAATGCATCAGATACCTTGGACCA aaagagagagaagcatATGAAGTGATTGTAGAAAGTGAGAAGCTTGTGTACAAAGAAAGTGGAATGTTAGTGGACACAGATGATGGTACTAAGTGGATATTTGTCCTCAGCACAACAAGGAACTTGTAcattgggaagaagaagaaaggccAATTTCAGCACTCTAGTTTTCTAGCAGGGGGTGCCACCACCGCAGCTGGAAGATTGGTGGCCCATAATGGGGTTCTTGAG GCTATATGGCCTTATAGTGGTCATTATCACCCAACGGAAGAGAACTTCTTGGAGTTTATTAGTTTCCTAGAAGAGCACCATGTGAACTTGACCAATGTTAAG AAATGTGCCATAGATGATGATGATCCAACATTGAAAGTGACCGACAAGGAACTAAAGTTGGAGTCAACGAGGGGTTCCTCTACAAATATCAAATCATCTTACACAGAATCAGTAGATGTTGATGTGCCTAACAAGGAGGCTGCCAATGTCACAATTTGTCATGATGAAATAGGAACCAATGTGAAAGCTCCGGCATTCAAATTGGCTAAGTGTTTGTCACGTAAATGGAGTAGTGGAGCTGGTCCTCGTATTGGGTGTGTTCGAGAATACTCAGCACAGCTTCAATTTCAGGCACTTGAACATGTAAATCTATCACCTAGGACCATGCCTGGATACTTTCCTAGCAATGCTCCAATTCCATCGCCAAGACCAAGTCCCAAAATCCATCTCTCACCTAGCCTTTCATGTATGGGACTTCCTAACCCAATGGTTCATGCCTCAACTAGTGACTAG